The sequence below is a genomic window from Paenibacillus silvisoli.
GGAATCCGGCAGGCGGATTCTTGAGGAGATCAAGAAGCGCAACCTGCCGATGGCCGTCCCGCACGGTCTGCTCGCCAAGAAGACGCCGCTGGAAATTATCGAACGGGTCCGGGGCGGCGAGATCGGGGAACTGAAGCTCGTCGAGATCCAGAACGCGAAATGGGATATCATTAACGCCGGCATTCATTGGCTTCATTTCTTCGTAACGTTGACAGGCAACGAACCGATGGACTATGTCATGGGCATCTGCGAAGCGAGCACGCGCACCTATCGCGACGGCATGCAAGTCGAGACGACCGCGGTCACGTACGGGCAGACGAAGAGCGGCATTCGCGTCGTCATGAACACGGGGGACGAAGTGCTCGTGAACCGCGAAGGGAAAGAGACGCTGTTCCGGCTGATCGGCACTGCGGGACAGATCGAATTTTGGGGCTGGGAGAACGGCTATACGCTGCAAAACGCGGCTTATCCGCTGGGGGAGCTGATCGTGCCGGATGAGCTCCCGGTTACGGGGCATCGGGCGCATCTGGAACGGATGGCGGGCATGATCGAGTCCGGCGTTTCGGATTATACGATTCCGGAAAGCTCGCTGCTGGCGCTTGAAATCGTCGAAGGCGCTTATTTGTCCAGCAAGCATGGCTGTAAGGTTCATTTTCCCGTCGACGGATTTGAAGCGCCGGCGAAGACGGATTGGGAGCCCGGTCAGCCGTATGCGGGTAC
It includes:
- a CDS encoding Gfo/Idh/MocA family protein, which gives rise to MEKWKAAVVGGGVGGQLSMNALNNSELFELVAVADLRPDVCEQLKRKFPGIKTYANHRDMFEDCRMDVVCVSTFPPSHEEVTLDALKHPIKGILVEKPLGHTAESGRRILEEIKKRNLPMAVPHGLLAKKTPLEIIERVRGGEIGELKLVEIQNAKWDIINAGIHWLHFFVTLTGNEPMDYVMGICEASTRTYRDGMQVETTAVTYGQTKSGIRVVMNTGDEVLVNREGKETLFRLIGTAGQIEFWGWENGYTLQNAAYPLGELIVPDELPVTGHRAHLERMAGMIESGVSDYTIPESSLLALEIVEGAYLSSKHGCKVHFPVDGFEAPAKTDWEPGQPYAGTGGGRDGRKL